ACCAGTCGATCCCGATCTCGCGTGCTCATCTTTAGCATCTCCTCGCTCCGTCGCAGGTTTCCACTCCAGTGTGGGCGAACCTGTCCCGAAGGAGGACATTTCTATATCAACCAACCCGGACATTTCTATATCAAGACTACATTCCCGGCCGCACGAGCCTTCCCGCGCGGCGGCGCGGAAGTTACATCTCCCGGAGCGCCGCATCATCCTGGCAAGTGCACACCGGAAGACGAAACAGGGAGCCGAATGGCCGCAGACAAACCGTCGCTGACGCGTGAGCTGTTCGGCGGCGACATCGACGACGCGATCCTCTTCCCGTACCCGCGCATCTCGCCAGACGAGGACCGGCGCGTCACGGCGTTCATCGCCGAGCTGCGCGAGTACTGCGAGACGAAGCTGGACCGCGAGTGGATCGACGAGAACGAGCGCATCCCAGACGAGGTGATCGAGGACCTGAAGCGCATGGGCCTGTTCGGCATCTCCATCCCCGCGGAATACGGGGGGATGGGACTGTCGCAGAGCGCGTACTGCCGCGTCTTCGAGTTCGTGACGGGCTACGACGTGGGTCTCGCCATCATGCTGGGCGTGCACCTCTCCATCGGCATCAAGGGCATCCAGCTCGCCGGGAGCGAGGCGCAGAAGGCGCTCTATCTCCCGAAGGCGGCGATGGGCGAGTGGTTCGCCTCGTTCGCGCTTACGGAGCCGGAGGCGGGCAGTGACGCGGCGGGCATCAAGAGTCGCGCGGTGCTGTCGGAAGATGGGGAGCACTGGATGCTGAACGGGTCGAAGATCTGGATCGGCAACGGCTCGTTCTCGGAGGTGATCGTGGCGTTTGCGCAGACGCCGGTGGAGCGGGATGGAGAGACGACCGACCGCGTGACGGCGTTCATCCTGCGGCCCGACATGCCGGGCTTCGAGCGCGGGCCGGCGCTGCGGAAGATGGGCGCGCGCGGCAGCAACCAGGCGGAGCTGTATTTCCGCGACGTGAAGGTGCCGCGCGAGAACGTGCTGGGCGAGCCGGGCGAGGGCTTCAAGATCGCCATGCGCGTGCTCAACTCCGGCCGCCAGGGCCTCTCGGCCGGCGCGGCGGGGGGGGTCAAGCAGTGCCTGCGGATGGCGACCGCGTGGGCGAAGGAGCGCGAGCAGTTCGGCGCGCCGCTCGCCAGCTACGAGCTGATCCAGGGCAAGCTCGCGGCGACGGCGGCCGACGCGTTCACGGCCGAGAGCGTGGCGTACTTCACCACGGGCCTGAACGACCGGGGCGACGTGGACTACGCGCTGGAGTCGGCCGCAGCGAAGGTGTGGAACAGCGAGGCGCTGGACCGCGCGGTCGACGAGATGGTGCAGATCGCGGGCGGGCGCGGCTTCGTGAAGGGCTACCCGTACGAGCGGATGTACCGCGACGCGCGCATCACCCGCATCTTCGAGGGCACCAACGAGATCCTGCGCCTCTTCGTGGGGATGTCGGGCATGCAGGGCCCGGGCGAGTACCTCAAGGAGGTGGGCGCGGCGCTGCGCGAGCCCATCCGCCAGATCGGGCTGCTGACGGACTTCGCGGCCGACCGGGTGCGGCTGGCGCTGGGCGGCGGCGAGCCCGGCATAGAGGCCGAGGTGGACCCGCGGCTGCGCAAGCACTTCGACTACTTGGTGGAGCACACGCGCGACCTGCGCATCGCGGTGGAGCGGGCGCTCCGGCGGCACGGGCGGAAGATCGTGGAGCGGCAGTTCCTGGTCGCCCGCATCGCCGACATGGCCATCGAGCTGTACGTGCGCGCGGCCACGCTGTCGCGCACGCAGGCGATCCTCGCCGCGCAGAACGCGGGCGAGGCGTGGGCGCCCGCGCTCACCAGCACGCGCGTGGAACTCACGGGCGAGGGTGTGGACCGCATCCTCCGGCTGTGCGACCTGGCCTGCCAGCGCTCCGGCCTGCGCTTCCGCGCCGCCCGCGCGCAGCTCAATGACGCCCGCGACGCGCTGCTGATGGAGGTCGCGAAGGACGTCATCGACACCGCCGACGCGCCGTCCGGCCCTCGCCCGCGCCGCAAGCCGAAGGCGCCCGCGCCGAAGAAGCGCTGACGCGTGGCAGGCGACGGCGTCCCATCCGCCGCCCACTTCCGCCATGAGATCGCCCGATGGCAGACGAGGGGAGCATCCACACGGGTGCTCCCTCTTCTTCCATCACCCACCCGTGCAGAAGCTTCGCGTCATGAGTTTGGGGAGACGGACGTCCGCCGCGGAGGCATCCATCATGCAGGCGGGCGAGACGTTCGTTCGCATGTGAACTATCTGGCGGAGGTGCATCGTGCATCGTCCGTCCGAGCCGACTTCAGGGAGGGTGGGATGGCGGATACGAAGAAGCTGGATGCGGGACAGAGCGGGACGTTCTCGCTGGGCGGCGATCTGAGCGTGAACCGGCTGGGCTTCGGGGCGATGCGCATCACCGGCGAGGGCGTGTGGGGCCCGCCGCGCGACCGGCAGGAGGCGCTGGCGGTGCTGCGGCGCGTGCCGGAGCTGGGCATCGACCTGATCGACACCGCGGAGTCGTACGGCCCGCACGTGAGCGAGGAGCTGATCGCCGAGGCGCTGCATCCGTACCCCGAGGGGCTGGTGATCGCCACCAAGGGCGGGCTGGAGCGCACGGGCCCCAACGAGTGGCCGGTGAACGGCCGTCCCGAGCGGCTGCGCGAGGGGCTGGAGGGCAGCCTGCGCCGCCTGAACCTGGAGCGCATCGACCTGTGGCAGCTCCACCGCATCGACCCCGATGTGCCCGAGGACGAGCAGTTCGGCGCGATGGTGGAGTTCCAGCGCGAGGGGAAGGTGCGCCACCTGGGCCTCTCGGAGGTGACGGTGGAGCAGATCGAGCGGGCGCGGAAGCACTTCCAGGTCGTATCGGTGCAGAACCGGTACAACCTGGCGGACCGCGAGTGGGAGGGCGTGCTGGACTACTGCGAACGCGAGGGCATCGCCTTCATTCCGTGGTTCCCGCTGGCCGTGGGCAAGCTCGCCGAGGGCGGCGGGCCCGTCGCGAAGGTGGCGGAGGCGCACGGCGCAGCCCCGTCGCAGGTGGCGCTCGCGTGGCTGCTCCGCCGCTCGCCGGTGATGCTGCCCATTCCCGGCACGTCGCGCGTGAAGCACCTGGAGGAGAACGTGGCCGGCGCGGGGATCGAGCTCACGGACGAGGAGTTCGGGAGCATCTGAGGGGCGGGCCCTCACCCGGCTCGTAAAACTCGCCTGCCCTCCCCCGCAAGCGGGGGAAGGCACGCCATTGGCGCATTTCCAGGCTTGGTATGGCTCGAGTTTGCCGCCTCGCTGCTGACGCGGTGGCGGACTCGCGCTGCGCGCTGCGGAGGGGTGGAGCGAGATCGCCGCGGTCGCCCTCTTCCGGCGGCATGGCGAATCATGACGCGCAGAGATCGTGCAGCAGCAGCCCGCGCAGGCGGGCTTCGCGCCTTTGTAGCCCGCGGCTTTAGCCGCCAGGGCGACGCCGTCCGCCCCACATCTACCGAGACTGCAACAACCAGAAGCGCCGCCGATCCTCTCGCGAGGACCGGCGGCGCTTCTTCGCGCGTAATTCGTTTCTGGGCCTCGTCCTGCCGAGCCTCCGAAGAGGCTACTTCGCCTCGGGCGCCGGCTCCAGGGCGATGAAGCGGACGTCGTCCTTGGAGACGTCCTTGAGCCAGGAGATCAGC
This window of the Longimicrobiaceae bacterium genome carries:
- a CDS encoding acyl-CoA dehydrogenase family protein, whose translation is MAADKPSLTRELFGGDIDDAILFPYPRISPDEDRRVTAFIAELREYCETKLDREWIDENERIPDEVIEDLKRMGLFGISIPAEYGGMGLSQSAYCRVFEFVTGYDVGLAIMLGVHLSIGIKGIQLAGSEAQKALYLPKAAMGEWFASFALTEPEAGSDAAGIKSRAVLSEDGEHWMLNGSKIWIGNGSFSEVIVAFAQTPVERDGETTDRVTAFILRPDMPGFERGPALRKMGARGSNQAELYFRDVKVPRENVLGEPGEGFKIAMRVLNSGRQGLSAGAAGGVKQCLRMATAWAKEREQFGAPLASYELIQGKLAATAADAFTAESVAYFTTGLNDRGDVDYALESAAAKVWNSEALDRAVDEMVQIAGGRGFVKGYPYERMYRDARITRIFEGTNEILRLFVGMSGMQGPGEYLKEVGAALREPIRQIGLLTDFAADRVRLALGGGEPGIEAEVDPRLRKHFDYLVEHTRDLRIAVERALRRHGRKIVERQFLVARIADMAIELYVRAATLSRTQAILAAQNAGEAWAPALTSTRVELTGEGVDRILRLCDLACQRSGLRFRAARAQLNDARDALLMEVAKDVIDTADAPSGPRPRRKPKAPAPKKR
- a CDS encoding aldo/keto reductase; this encodes MADTKKLDAGQSGTFSLGGDLSVNRLGFGAMRITGEGVWGPPRDRQEALAVLRRVPELGIDLIDTAESYGPHVSEELIAEALHPYPEGLVIATKGGLERTGPNEWPVNGRPERLREGLEGSLRRLNLERIDLWQLHRIDPDVPEDEQFGAMVEFQREGKVRHLGLSEVTVEQIERARKHFQVVSVQNRYNLADREWEGVLDYCEREGIAFIPWFPLAVGKLAEGGGPVAKVAEAHGAAPSQVALAWLLRRSPVMLPIPGTSRVKHLEENVAGAGIELTDEEFGSI